One Phragmites australis chromosome 23, lpPhrAust1.1, whole genome shotgun sequence DNA window includes the following coding sequences:
- the LOC133905767 gene encoding uncharacterized protein LOC133905767: protein MDVQSCVKATLLALTILCMVTWLPHMYSYLRAFFLETLPSVVSAVVAPKCLFVFSNIIVVFLVGESKVSRRSSGPLNTTDDNAAATARGEGYVLHDGQDKEEVVLEDLLPMITGESKQEQEDNMLMVVEEEQDTSAVHEGVHMDQSEEERSHLIVHELDEMQGELEEEGGILELALGEEVSGDVKQECAAAEELEEMNLPPADELNRRVEDFIARFNMERQLEARMLVCCC, encoded by the coding sequence ATGGACGTCCAAAGCTGCGTAAAGGCCACTCTTCTTGCCCTAACCATCCTCTGCATGGTTACTTGGTTGCCCCACATGTATTCCTACTTAAGGGCCTTCTTCCTGGAGACCCTCCCTTCCGTCGTCTCGGCTGTCGTCGCACCGAAGTGCCTCTTCGTCTTCTCCAACATCATCGTCGTCTTCCTTGTCGGCGAGTCGAAGGTCTCACGGAGGAGCAGTGGGCCGCTGAACACTACTGATGACAACGCTGCTGCAACTGCAAGGGGAGAGGGATATGTGCTGCATGATGGGCAGGACAAGGAGGAAGTGGTGCTGGAGGACTTGCTTCCTATGATCACCGGAGAGAgcaaacaagaacaagaagacaACATGTTGATGGTAGTAGAAGAAGAGCAGGATACATCAGCAGTACATGAAGGTGTGCACATGGATCAAAGTGAGGAGGAACGTAGTCATTTAATTGTCCATGAGCTAGATGAAATGCAGGGAGAACTGGAAGAAGAGGGTGGGATACTTGAGTTAGCACTAGGAGAAGAGGTGAGTGGAGATGTGAAACAAGAgtgcgcggcggcggaggagttGGAGGAGATGAACCTGCCACCAGCCGACGAACTGAACCGTCGTGTGGAGGACTTCATCGCAAGGTTCAACATGGAGAGGCAGCTAGAGGCAAGGATGCTCGTGTGCTGCTGCTGA